In the genome of Lysobacter sp. BMK333-48F3, the window GACGCCAGCGCGCAGGTGCCGGCGACGCTGGCGCCGGGCAGCTATTCGCTGCGCCTGGCGATCGCCGACAGCTGGCCGGGCCGTCCCGGCATCGCGCCGCAGAACCTCGGCCGCGACGGCAGCGGCCGCCTGGTCTTGGGGACGGTGACCGTCGCGACGACGGCCCGTCGGTGACCGCGGCGGGCCGGCGTGGCGGTGGTCGCGCGCCGGTCCGCCCGCTCATCGGGCAGCGCTGCATAAAGCACATTCACACGGTGGTTCCGGTACGAAGCCGGTCCCGCTCACACATGCGCGCGCCGCTGCTGCGGCGGCGCGGCGGGCGCCTGCGAAGCGCGCCGCCAGTCACGGTCCGCGCCCCGGCCCCCGCCTAGATTGCCGACGCCCGCATCGGGCATCACCAGGGAGTCGGTATGAATCGATCGTCATGGTTTCTGGCGCTGGGCCTGGCCCTCGCGCCCTGCTTCGCCGTGCACGCCGCGCCGCCGCGGGTCACGCAGGGACTGGTCGGGGAATGGCATCTGGACCTGTCAGGCACCACCGCATTCGACACCAGCGGCTACGGCCGCAACGGCACGCTGGTCGGCGGCACGGCCTCGTCCTGGGGCTGGCTCAACACCGCCGGCGATTTCAGCGGCGGCAAGTACGCGCAGGTGCCGAACTCGGCCAACCTCAATTTCGGCACCGGCAGCTTCACCCTCGCCGCCTGGGTGCGGATGGCCAGCCCGTCCTCGTCCTCGGTCAAGACCATCATCGACAACCGCGCCAGCGGCGCCGGCCGCGGCTACTCGTTCACCGTCTACAACGGCCAGCACCTGTTGCTGCAGCTCAACAACGGCACCACCTGGGACAACTACGTCTCCAACGGCAGCCGCACGCTGAGCCCGAACCGCTGGCACCACGTCGCGGTGGCGGTCAACCGCAGCACTTCGCCGGCGACGATCTCGTTCTACATCGACGGCTACCGCACCACCGACCAGCAGACGCCGCGGCTGGACAACATCGACAACTTCGACGGGCCGTTCCTGATCGGCGGACACAAGGACATCGCCTCCTACCGCTTCAGCGACCGCATCGACGAGGTGCTGGTCTACAACCGCAGCCTGATCCCGGATACCGCCGGCGGCATCGGCCAGATCATGGCGCCGGGGCGTACCGCGTTCCAGCCGACCTACTGGAACGACGGCAGCACCCGCCAGCGCAACAACAACTGCTACAACTACGCCAACAACAAAGCCACCAACACCTTCGCCCAGCCCGGCCGCGCCGCCGGCGCGATGTACACCTCGCTCAGCTGCACGGCGGTGGTCGCCGCGGCCAACCGCGACGGCCTGGAACCGGTCGCCGCGACCCAGATCAACGACCTCAGCCACAAGAACATCGCCGCCCTGGTCGTCGCGCCGGGTTACGACTACCACTGGTATCGTCGCGATGCGAACGGCAAGTGGACCCACAAGCCCGGCGGCACCGCAGCCACCAACCGCGACAACTCGGGCAACGAGATCCTCGACCCGCGCAACGCTAACCGCGGCCCGTACTCGGACTTCTGCGGCTTCTACCGGGTCTGGTCCGACAGCATCGAGGGCGCCGGCCATGAGCAAGTCAACTGAATCCCAGGCTCACGGAGGAACCACGACCATGTCCAAGTTCAAGACCCTGTGCGCGTCCCTGCTGTTGCTCGCCGCCCCGGCCCTGGCCGGCGCCGCCGAATCGCCCGGGCTGCGCATCACCTACCTGGTGTATTCGGGCCGGCCGAATCCGGAGCTGACCGTCACCGACCCGGCCTCGCTGCGCGCGATCGAAAGCCGTCTGGCCGATGCCCTGGCCGCGCCGGCCAAGCAAGGCGCCGCGGCCGAACCGGTGCTGGGCTACAACGGCATCCTGATCGAGCACGTCGGCGGCCCGGCGGCGAAAGTCCAGCCGCAGCCGCTGACGATCAAGGGCCGCGAGGTCCGCATCGACACCGCGCCGGCCAGCGATTTCAAGGCCGCCGCGGCGACCACCCGGGTCTCGGCCGCGGCCGGCGATCTGGAGGCGATGCTGCTCAAGCTCGGCCACAAGCGCGGCGCGCTCGACGCCAAGACCCTGAACGTATTGCTCGACCAGCCCTGAGCGGGCGCACGGCTCCGCCCTCGCGGGCGGAGCCGTCTCGCCGCGCATCGCCGGAAGCGGCAATCCGCTTCTGTAGGAGCGGCGTGAGCCGCGACCACCGCAGCGGTATACGCAAGCGGTTCGTCCGAAAACCGGATATCCACACCTTCGGATGCCGCGCTTTCGATCGTCGCTGCGGCGGTCGCGGCTTACGCCGCTCCTACAGGGGGCAGTCGTCGCGCCCGGAGCGGGCGCTCAGCCGCGCGCGTCGCGGCGCAGGATGAACTCGTGGTCGCGGGTGTCGCCGACCACGAATTCGTAATGCCCCACTTTCTCAAAACCGTGCCGGCC includes:
- a CDS encoding LamG domain-containing protein, producing the protein MNRSSWFLALGLALAPCFAVHAAPPRVTQGLVGEWHLDLSGTTAFDTSGYGRNGTLVGGTASSWGWLNTAGDFSGGKYAQVPNSANLNFGTGSFTLAAWVRMASPSSSSVKTIIDNRASGAGRGYSFTVYNGQHLLLQLNNGTTWDNYVSNGSRTLSPNRWHHVAVAVNRSTSPATISFYIDGYRTTDQQTPRLDNIDNFDGPFLIGGHKDIASYRFSDRIDEVLVYNRSLIPDTAGGIGQIMAPGRTAFQPTYWNDGSTRQRNNNCYNYANNKATNTFAQPGRAAGAMYTSLSCTAVVAAANRDGLEPVAATQINDLSHKNIAALVVAPGYDYHWYRRDANGKWTHKPGGTAATNRDNSGNEILDPRNANRGPYSDFCGFYRVWSDSIEGAGHEQVN